One window of the Salvelinus fontinalis isolate EN_2023a chromosome 2, ASM2944872v1, whole genome shotgun sequence genome contains the following:
- the LOC129811262 gene encoding proline-serine-threonine phosphatase-interacting protein 2-like codes for MRELHFKDYFWNGELTSTGGYDCVIQHLNDGKRTCKEIEDFMKARASIEEKYAKELLGLSKKVCGHNEMNTLKRSLDMFKLQTEHVSLSHLQLAQTMRDEAKKLEDFRERQKEARKKVEQQMDALHKQRATQFKKTMESKKTYEQKCRDKEEAEQNMNRNTSTSNVKQQEKLLAKTQQAKQNAEEADRLYLHNVSVLGKTREDWQKEHVKACEVFEKQEVERINTLRNMVWTHLNQLSQQCVTSDELHEEVRKSLEQCDIQEDIEHFVNLRRTGDKPPAPVLYENFYSGQRVPVGPPFSRTAPPITRRGPLPNPNNTEGDVIYSTVDPGYSALQY; via the exons ATGAGAGAACTTCACTTTAAGGATTACTTTTGG AACGGGGAGCTGACCAGTACCGGGGGTTATGACTGTGTCATCCAGCATCTCAACGATGGTAAGAGGACATGCAAGGAGATAGAAGACTTCATGAAAGCCAG AGCATCCATAGAGGAGAAGTATGCCAAAGAGCTACTGGGTCTCTCCAAAAAGGTGTGTGGGCACAATGAGATGAA CACACTGAAGAGATCCCTGGACATGTTCAAACTGC AAACTGAACATGTGAGTTTATCACACCTACAACTGGCACAAACAATGCGGGACGAGGCAAAAAAACTGGAGGACttcagggagagacagaaagaagcaAGAAAAAAG GTAGAACAACAGATGGATGCCCTACACAAACAGAGGGCCACGCAGTTCAAAAAAACCATGGAG TCAAAGAAGACATATGAGCAGAAGTGTCGCGACAAAGAGGAAGCAGAACAGAACATGAACCGAAACACCAGCACCAGCAATGTCAAGCAGCAGGAAAAG CTATTGGCAAAAACACAGCAAGCAAAGCAGAATGCAGAAGAAGCTG ACAGGCTATACTTGCACAATGTGTCTGTGCTGGGAAAAACCAGGGAGGACTGGCAGAAAGAACACGTTAAAGCATGTGAG GTATTTGAGAAGCAGGAAGTGGAGAGGATCAATACTCTAAGGAACATGGTGTGGACTCACCTCAACCAGCTCTCCCAGCAGTGTGTCACCAGCGATGAG cttcatgaggaagtgaGGAAGTCTCTTGAACAGTGTGACATACAGGAGGATATAGAACACTTTGTGAACCTCAGACGGACTGGGGACAAACCGCCTG CTCCTGTTCTGTATGAGAACTTCTACAGCGGTCAGAGGGTCCCCGTAGGACCACCATTCTCCCGAACGGCTCCTCC